The stretch of DNA AGGAAGCCAAAAGTCTAAAACCTATCAATATTGAACATTTTCCTGCTCTCGGCTTTTCCCAGTGCGGCCACAAACCGAGTGCGGTGGTGACGGCGGGGACGTCGTACACGTTTTGCAGACCCCCCTGATTTTACTTCTTGCGGCAGCGGAGATTTTTCTGCTGGATAATTTGGTTGCCCTCTTGTTATCTGGTGCCGCTGATAACGCTGCCTCGAACTCTCAGACCGTTCCTGCTCCACCGCCGGAAAGTTTGGAAAAGGTTTAAGGGGAACTGGATAAAATACGATTACACTTACCAGCTGACAGCTCTTGATAAGAGCCCAAACGCTGCTCCCCGCTTGGTTTGTTTGCCCCAGTAAAGTTTTCTGCCTTGCGATGTGCCGCTTCATCTTACGAAGCCGAAGAAGTGGTTTGTTctggggggggaaggagcagctcgGGCGAGAAATCAGGACCCTCTTCAGTGCCTTTTGTCCTTCCTGTGTTCAATAAACAATCCTGGGTGCTGCGAAGGGTCGTTTGTGTTGCTCAGCAAGTGGGAAAggcggtggggagaggggtcgAGAGGGAATCCATTCGGGTGACTGGCAGCAACCGGGATAACGCAGGGGTAGAGGCCGGTGCTGCGGCAGGGAACGCGCTGCCCTGGCAGGGGACACGAATCGCCTGGTGGCCTGCGAATTCTGCAAGAAAAGGGTAAAACAAACGCTTTTTGGCTGCTCGGATGGGTCAAGCAGCCTCCGGCAcctgtcccagcccccccccgcctcgctgcCCCTCTCTATATTTACCCAGGGGGAACTCTCCAAGAATGGAAGTGGTAAGATAAAACCCTTCAGGGGCTAAAATTAGCCCCAGCGCCCCGGCCCTTCTCCCCGCGGTGGCATTTCAGCTGTGAGCTTGACAGCCTGCGTCGTTCCGGCCGCGCAGAGCGGACGGCCATCCCCGGCACGGCAAGAGCCTcgctctttctctcctttttttgggTTTAAACCGAGGAAGAACTCGCCATGGGACCGCCCTGGCTGTGAGCATCCCCTGCCTCCCAAGGTAAGGCGGCAGCAGAATGGCGCCCAGGCAGCGCCGGGCCACTGGAGGTAACTGGGCAACCAGCGGTAGAAGCGTCAGTGTGTTCTGTCACCTCTAGCTCCCCTCACGACCTCGTTTTTGGGGGGTGTCTGCAGATGCAGATCTAGACGATCccgttgaagatgtccctgctcattgcaggggggttggaaggagatgacctttaaaggccccctCCGACccgaactattctgtgattctataattgtCTGGTTCTATGCGCGGCTTCCTCCAGCTCCAGAGGTGACAGCGCTGGTTTGGGCTCTTCTGGCTGAGGAACATCAGCGAGCTCCCCGTGTGAGTGCTTACGCTGCCAAAGTAGCCTTTGGAGATGCTTATTTATGCGTTCAGAAATGTTACAGCTGGTCTTTCACTTTTCCAGACCATTTCCCTTGGGAATATAACCGGGGCCTTCTTTTTGAATCCAATCTGCGataacccccccgccccgttagCCACGGAGGTGTGGGGTTGCCAAAGCTCCAGAGCTCGTTACCAGCGTGTCTAATGAATAACAGCAACGGTAGAATTTCACGTATTTCTATACAAATTCTCCGGGTCAGCGGAACAGGTGGAAGCGCGGCAGAGCTCAGCCCTCGCTCGCTGCCATCAGACTTGCCCTACTTAACCGAGACGCGGCGGTGGCCTCGCGCGGGGGGTTCCTCCGCGCTTGCACGAGGCGGATGTGGGACGAGCCTCCCGTGGCTGCCCCGTTACCCTCGGGCTCGTTTGCAGAAAGAGGGTAATTGCTCCGTGCAGCTCCTTGCCTCCTCCAAGGGAGGATCGCAGGAACCGCTGGAGCAGACCCAGCTCTGCCGCTGCCGCCTTTCCCCGAGGAAATCCGAGATGCGACGGGGCGAGAaattcctctgcccttccccgtcGGGCCATCGCATTCCTCGCCCCGCTGCCTTTTGGCCAAGGCGAGGCCAGATCCTGCACCGAGCACCCCCAAACCTGTCGGGGCTCAGtcccggctccggtgtgaccagctcagcatcccctcgccttcctcccaccaccccgTGCCCCCCGCTAGAAAAAACCCAGCTCCTTCTTGTAGCCGCGCTCCTCGGGCTCGAgcgggcaggagagaggagagggttTGCTGAATTCCAGCGCCGACGTTGTTTTGGGAAGGGCGATGCTCAAAGTCCTTCATCAAACCAGCCACCTTCCCATTCACTTCGTCTCCTGTTTTGAAACCCAATCCCTTTAAAAAGCGGCGGGGTGTAAAAGCCCCGCCATGCTGCCAGCTCCTAAATTAAAACTCCTCTGAGTTTTCCGTGGGCCCCAAAATACTTGGAAGAGCAGGTGCTGGTGAGGCTTCCCCCAGAAGCCTTGGCTGGTCCGAAGCAGAGTGGATTCCTGCTATTTCCTGACATGCTCTTCACTCAGCAGCTCCTGCAATGAACAGCTGGATGGGGTGACTTCCGCGGGTTTTGGGAAAATGGGTGGCATCATCCAGCAGTGGGGTGTGGAGTCCCTCTGAGAGCCCATGGCCACCCCGGACCCTTCCCAAGCTCAAGGGGTGGGTATCCCCTGAGTAGTCCCACCCTGGGTGAGCCATACAGccttaaagaatttaaaaatataaagtaaaagcCTGTGAGCTCCCCCGTGCAGCGTTTGAACTCCAACACCATTTTCAGTTATCTCAGCACGTTCTTGATCACCACACTTTAAGGGAAGATGGCCCATGGGCTGGTGGATTTCCTCACCCACGACGTCAGGGTGATAGGCATGTCAGCAGCATCATAAcctaatatttgcctttttttttgagaatctTTTTTACATTGCATAtatctaaaagaaataataataataaaaagatggtGTGGGTGTCATGGGGCTGGTTCTAACCCAGTGGTGGTGATGTTTTTGTTGTCCCATAGATCTTTGACTTTGCCTTTTACGATGAAAAAGGTACAtgggagagagacaaaaaaaaaatgagcctaATGGATATCACTAAAATGTTCTCCATGCTCCAGCCCAGAGAAGATGAAGAAGACAACGGAGAAAGCGAGGAGCTGAACCGAGCAGTATCCGAGGACAATTACCAAACCCTCGATAACCTCTTGTCCCAAGACAGGTACAAGAGGTTCATCAACCGCAGGAGCGGCTGGGGGGTACCCAGCACCCCCCTGCGCCTGGCTGCCACCTGGGGCCGCGTCAGGAGCCTGAAGGTCCTCTTGGCCCACGGGGCGGAGGTGGACAGCCTGGACGTGAAGGCTCAAACCCCGCTCTTCATGGCGGTCAGCAACGGCCACCGGGAGTGCGTGAAGGTCCTTCTGGACGCGGGGGCCAGCCCCGTCGGCAGCATCTACAACAACTGCTCACCGCTGCTCATCGCCGCCAGGGATGGCAACGTGGACATCCTGCGGCAGCTCCTGGACCACGGGGCAGAAACCAACGTTCAAGCCAGGCTGCCCGAGTGGGCTGCCAACTCGGTGGCTTGTTCCGGTCCCCTCTACCTTGCCGCCGTGTACGGGCATCTGGAGTGCTTCAAGACGCTGTTGCTTTACGGGGCCGACCCCAACTATAACTGCACGGAGGAGAGGATCATTGCCCAGATCAAGGAGCCCAAGACTCTGCTGGAAACCTGCCTGAGGCACGGCTGCCGGAGCGACTTCGTCAAGCTGCTCATTGACTTTGGAGCCAACGTCTACTTGCCCAACCTCATGGTGGGCGAGACGCAACCCCGCAGTGAgggcctggagctgctgctgcaggcgaGAGGTAATTTGTGTGTTTGGCCCCGGGGCTGGAAACGAGCACTAATTGTCCTCATTTGGGTGCAAGTTGCTTCAGATTCCCCTTCCCTTTACCTCTGCTTCCCCACAGCCTTACCCAGGCTGTCCTACAGGCTTCGACTCCCTCCGCAGCGTCACTGCAGCGCGTGGGTCTCTCTAGTCTTAAACTCTCCGATGTTACCGCTATTTCACTCTGAACTCTgaatcctccctctcccccagtgATTGCTGTGTTCAGGGCAAAAAAAACAAGTCTCCAACACCAAACACATCAAGAGAAGGACATCACGAGGTTATGGAGAATAGGTCCACCACCAGTAATAAGATCTGATGGCTTGGATACACGTTACCACAGGAAACTCCTAAAACAAATTGCTGGGATTTGGGGGAGAGGTCACGGGAGGGCTTGTTTCTCATAAATATCCACCAAACATCCCCAGTTTCCagcgctggctgcagctggaggaaggccaCCTTGGTTTGGGTCTGGGGTGCGACTCGACGCAGCCACCACGTGCATTTACGTGGGTGTCTCCCTTTTGGACTCACCAACAGCGTCTGTGTCTCATGGATATTTCCAGACGCTTGCTAAAGAAGCTGCTCTCAGTGAGGGCCCTCAGTGCCGGTCTGGAGCACACGGGGATTTCCGCAGCCCGGTTTTTCCACTTAATGTAAATCTGTTGGGTTAAAGGCTGCTTTTTGCCgttcctctcctttctgctgctcaaCTTCGGCTCTCCCGTACTGCCTACGTCCAGAAAAACCGCACTTGTTTCCGTATGACGGTGGAAGAGTTCATCTCCATACACCCAGCTCCCGTGAAACCCTAGTAAAGACATTGAGTTCTGGTCTATCGTTGTCCCTTCGCGTAGGATAACGCCCGGGTCGGAGGCGGTTGTGTGTCTTGAAGGTGACCATctcatttttcctccctctccttccacagCTCATCCCAAATCCTTGATGTCTCAGTCCCGGCTGGTGATGAGACGCCTCCTGAAGCAGGCTGGTCGCCCGCACGCCCTCGGCGAGCTGGAGATCCCGACCGTCCTGGTGAACTACCTCCAACACCAACCGTGACCATCCGCCACCAGAGATACCTGCCCCGAGCACGCACCCAGCGCCCAAATTAAAACAGCTCTGACACTTGCGCGCTATGAAACCACCGTCAATTTGTGGTCGCAAAGTCATTTTTGCTTATGAGGCGTCTCCAAAAAGCGGTGCCCATGcggaaagatgggaagggagaaaacagaggagaCCTCGGCTCCAGCTCTGCATCAGGGCGATGGTAGAACAGGATCGGATGTAGCTGGGTTTGGCTTTAAGCCCTTCTAACTGAAGGATTCTACACTTTTAATTGATGCCGGTTGGAAAAGGGGCTGGGAAAAGGCGCGGAGGCCAAGGAGCAAGGGCTGCTTTCGCCTCCTCCCCTCTGGACGCGCAGGAAGGATGGAGGCACCACCTGGCTTCGTGCCCACGGGCTTCCCCACAGCGCGGCCTCGGCTGCCTCTAAACCcgctttcctggagccctttcCAAGTGCCTCCTCCCTTCGGCAGCCCGGCGAGGGCTCCGGAACACCTGGCCGTGCATGCCCAGCCTGTGGCCACCGAGTCACCATCCCCGGGCCACTCCTGGTCCCCGGGACAAGGGGGTGCAAAGCCCGGCAGGGGCTGGGATGTGTATCCAGAGGTCAGAGTCCCCAGACTCTCATTTCCtcgccccagctctgcctttaaCCATCATCTTCCTCACCTCAGAAGTGGTTCATGTTATGGCCGAGGGGCCTCTTGTGGTTGGgcagggtctttttttttatttaattaaaaatgttgctACCATTCTTATTAAACTATTTTGACCCTTTCGGTGAAATACCCTTTTATCGGATGAGCCCGACGGTGCAGCTGGAACAGTTTTGAAGGGATGGACGGAAACGCTGCAGCCGGGGAGCTTCAGGCTGAGCCTGGAGCGGGCCATCCTGCCCTCAGCGGGTCCCTCCATCTCTCCTGACCAGTGACGGGGACAACTGGTGGCGGCTGGAGAAGCCTTGCTGGCTCTTCCCGCAGCCAGGAGCCGAGGGACGCTGGTGCACGGCTGCCGGCGATGCTCTGGACCACTTTTGGGACGCAGCAGAACGTGTCCCCTGCGGTTCAGTCCATCCCACCCCAATCGCGTCTCAAACGCAAGCACTGTCAGGGCAGAGGCTTGTGGCCTTCAGGAGCTCCGAGGGTTGCTCTCTGCAAAACACGGGTGCCTTTCTTGCCTTGTTTATAGGCTTCTTTCAAATGTTGTGGCATCTATTAATCAGTATCTATTAATTAGGCTGTGGGGCATCTCCCGAGGGGAGCATTAGGGCTTCGAATCAGCCTGGACAATGCGCTGGGAATTGCTCTGTGGGGAATGCCGGCGCCGTGGCTGAGAAACGGGGCTGGTGGATCGAATGGGTctcgctcctccccagcccacccgGAGCAGCCTCTTCTCGGG from Chroicocephalus ridibundus chromosome 9, bChrRid1.1, whole genome shotgun sequence encodes:
- the LOC134520741 gene encoding ankyrin repeat and SOCS box protein 12-like, translating into MSLMDITKMFSMLQPREDEEDNGESEELNRAVSEDNYQTLDNLLSQDRYKRFINRRSGWGVPSTPLRLAATWGRVRSLKVLLAHGAEVDSLDVKAQTPLFMAVSNGHRECVKVLLDAGASPVGSIYNNCSPLLIAARDGNVDILRQLLDHGAETNVQARLPEWAANSVACSGPLYLAAVYGHLECFKTLLLYGADPNYNCTEERIIAQIKEPKTLLETCLRHGCRSDFVKLLIDFGANVYLPNLMVGETQPRSEGLELLLQARAHPKSLMSQSRLVMRRLLKQAGRPHALGELEIPTVLVNYLQHQP